A stretch of the Vigna radiata var. radiata cultivar VC1973A chromosome 7, Vradiata_ver6, whole genome shotgun sequence genome encodes the following:
- the LOC106768952 gene encoding pentatricopeptide repeat-containing protein At1g77360, mitochondrial-like isoform X1 encodes MNRKMEAVAENPARSRGFKYASINPNKPQQSPIPKPNQFPSHLDAPNVSSSARALCDILTRASPHDIETALSSSGIDPEEDLVKEVLKLSYNYPSSAVKFFRWAGRGKKHPAHTWNLMVDLLGKNQLFEPMWDAVRSMKQEEKLSLSTFASVFHSYSAAGRFNEAVMSFDVMDRYGVKQDVVAVNSLLSAICCEDNQTSVGVEFLESIKAKVSPDSDTFAILLEGWQKEGNAAKAKITFGDMVAQVGWNKDNVAAYDAFLMTLFSADLMDDVVRFLQAMKDHGCFPGLKFFTNALDVLVKRNDAHHAIPMWDVMVSGELVPNLIMYNAMIGLLCNNVAIDHAIRLLDEMAFHGAFPDSLTYNMIFECLVKNKKARETGRFFAEMIKNEWPPTGPNCAAAIAMLFECDDPEAAHEIWSYVVENHVKPLDESANAMLVGLCNLSRFSEVKRLAEDVLYRRIKVYESTMTLLKDAFYKEGGKFSWAFMKVAHACLEQSCKLSFLTWTFIVSALMQVPRAYTLLDFVHLLLIALPCWC; translated from the exons ATGAATCGTAAAATGGAGGCTGTGGCTGAAAACCCCGCAAGGTCGAGGGGGTTCAAGTACGCATCCATAAACCCTAACAAACCTCAACAGTCCCCAATTCCCAAACCCAACCAATTCCCCTCCCACCTCGACGCGCCCAACGTATCGTCTTCCGCTCGTGCCCTTTGTGACATCCTCACACGCGCCTCCCCTCACGACATTGAAACCGCCCTCTCCTCCTCGGGAATCGATCCCGAGGAGGACCTCGTCAAAGAGGTCCTGAAACTCTCCTACAATTACCCTTCCTCCGCCGTCAAGTTCTTCCGGTGGGCCGGGCGAGGCAAAAAGCACCCGGCTCATACCTGGAACTTGATGGTCGACCTGCTGGGTAAAAACCAGCTTTTCGAGCCCATGTGGGACGCCGTCAGGTCCATGAAACAGGAAGAGAAGctttctctctccaccttcgCTTCCGTATTCCATAGCTACTCCGCCGCCGGTAGGTTTAACGAGGCCGTCATGAGCTTCGACGTCATGGACAGGTACGGCGTCAAGCAGGACGTGGTGGCTGTTAACTCGCTCCTCAGCGCCATTTGCTGCGAGGACAACCAAACATCCGTGGGCGTCGAGTTTCTCGAGAGCATCAAGGCGAAGGTGTCGCCTGACAGCGACACCTTTGCCATTCTTCTCGAAGGGTGGCAAAAGGAAGGCAATGCTGCTAAAGCTAAGATCACGTTTGGTGATATGGTGGCTCAAGTTGGCTGGAACAAGGACAATGTTGCTGCCTACGACGCGTTTTTGATGACCCTCTTTAGCGCTGACCTTATGGATGATGTTGTCAGGTTCCTTCAGGCTATGAAGGACCATGGTTGCTTCCCAggtttgaaattctttaccaaCGCGCTTGACGTTCTTGTCAAGCGAAACGACGCCCATCACGCTATCCCTATGTGGGATGTGATGGTCAGTGGCGAGTTAGTGCCTAATTTAATCATGTATAATGCCATGATTGGGTTGCTCTGCAACAATGTTGCTATTGATCACGCCATTCGCCTGCTCGATGAGATGGCTTTCCATGGCGCTTTTCCGGACTCCCTTACCTACAACATGATCTTTGAGTGCTTGGTGAAGAACAAGAAGGCGCGTGAGACGGGGAGGTTCTTCGCCGAGATGATCAAGAATGAGTGGCCCCCTACCGGCCCTAACTGTGCTGCCGCCATTGCAATGTTGTTTGAATGTGATGATCCTGAAGCAGCGCATGAAATTTGGAGTTATGTTGTTGAAAATCATGTCAAGCCGCTTGACGAGAGTGCGAATGCCATGCTAGTTGGACTTTGTAACTTGAGTAGATTTTCGGAGGTTAAGAGGTTGGCTGAGGATGTGCTTTATAGAAGGATCAAGGTGTATGAATCTACAATGACACTCCTGAAGGATGCCTTCTATAAAGAAG GAGGGAAGTTTTCGTGGGCTTTCATGAAAGTTGCGCATGCTTGCTTAGAGCAAAGCTGCAAACTAAGTTTCCTTACGTGGACATTTATCGTCAGTGCTTTGATGCAAGTGCCTCGTGCTTATACTCTATTAGATTTTGTGCATCTGTTATTGATAGCATTGCCTTGTTGGTGTTAG
- the LOC106768952 gene encoding pentatricopeptide repeat-containing protein At1g77360, mitochondrial-like isoform X3, translating to MNRKMEAVAENPARSRGFKYASINPNKPQQSPIPKPNQFPSHLDAPNVSSSARALCDILTRASPHDIETALSSSGIDPEEDLVKEVLKLSYNYPSSAVKFFRWAGRGKKHPAHTWNLMVDLLGKNQLFEPMWDAVRSMKQEEKLSLSTFASVFHSYSAAGRFNEAVMSFDVMDRYGVKQDVVAVNSLLSAICCEDNQTSVGVEFLESIKAKVSPDSDTFAILLEGWQKEGNAAKAKITFGDMVAQVGWNKDNVAAYDAFLMTLFSADLMDDVVRFLQAMKDHGCFPGLKFFTNALDVLVKRNDAHHAIPMWDVMVSGELVPNLIMYNAMIGLLCNNVAIDHAIRLLDEMAFHGAFPDSLTYNMIFECLVKNKKARETGRFFAEMIKNEWPPTGPNCAAAIAMLFECDDPEAAHEIWSYVVENHVKPLDESANAMLVGLCNLSRFSEVKRLAEDVLYRRIKVYESTMTLLKDAFYKEDGEICYWSLLFFGWEKICEREDYNF from the exons ATGAATCGTAAAATGGAGGCTGTGGCTGAAAACCCCGCAAGGTCGAGGGGGTTCAAGTACGCATCCATAAACCCTAACAAACCTCAACAGTCCCCAATTCCCAAACCCAACCAATTCCCCTCCCACCTCGACGCGCCCAACGTATCGTCTTCCGCTCGTGCCCTTTGTGACATCCTCACACGCGCCTCCCCTCACGACATTGAAACCGCCCTCTCCTCCTCGGGAATCGATCCCGAGGAGGACCTCGTCAAAGAGGTCCTGAAACTCTCCTACAATTACCCTTCCTCCGCCGTCAAGTTCTTCCGGTGGGCCGGGCGAGGCAAAAAGCACCCGGCTCATACCTGGAACTTGATGGTCGACCTGCTGGGTAAAAACCAGCTTTTCGAGCCCATGTGGGACGCCGTCAGGTCCATGAAACAGGAAGAGAAGctttctctctccaccttcgCTTCCGTATTCCATAGCTACTCCGCCGCCGGTAGGTTTAACGAGGCCGTCATGAGCTTCGACGTCATGGACAGGTACGGCGTCAAGCAGGACGTGGTGGCTGTTAACTCGCTCCTCAGCGCCATTTGCTGCGAGGACAACCAAACATCCGTGGGCGTCGAGTTTCTCGAGAGCATCAAGGCGAAGGTGTCGCCTGACAGCGACACCTTTGCCATTCTTCTCGAAGGGTGGCAAAAGGAAGGCAATGCTGCTAAAGCTAAGATCACGTTTGGTGATATGGTGGCTCAAGTTGGCTGGAACAAGGACAATGTTGCTGCCTACGACGCGTTTTTGATGACCCTCTTTAGCGCTGACCTTATGGATGATGTTGTCAGGTTCCTTCAGGCTATGAAGGACCATGGTTGCTTCCCAggtttgaaattctttaccaaCGCGCTTGACGTTCTTGTCAAGCGAAACGACGCCCATCACGCTATCCCTATGTGGGATGTGATGGTCAGTGGCGAGTTAGTGCCTAATTTAATCATGTATAATGCCATGATTGGGTTGCTCTGCAACAATGTTGCTATTGATCACGCCATTCGCCTGCTCGATGAGATGGCTTTCCATGGCGCTTTTCCGGACTCCCTTACCTACAACATGATCTTTGAGTGCTTGGTGAAGAACAAGAAGGCGCGTGAGACGGGGAGGTTCTTCGCCGAGATGATCAAGAATGAGTGGCCCCCTACCGGCCCTAACTGTGCTGCCGCCATTGCAATGTTGTTTGAATGTGATGATCCTGAAGCAGCGCATGAAATTTGGAGTTATGTTGTTGAAAATCATGTCAAGCCGCTTGACGAGAGTGCGAATGCCATGCTAGTTGGACTTTGTAACTTGAGTAGATTTTCGGAGGTTAAGAGGTTGGCTGAGGATGTGCTTTATAGAAGGATCAAGGTGTATGAATCTACAATGACACTCCTGAAGGATGCCTTCTATAAAGAAG ATGGGGAAATATGTTATTGGTCTTTATTGTTTTTTGGTTGGGAAAAGATTTGTGAAAGGGAAGACTATAATTTCTAG
- the LOC106768952 gene encoding pentatricopeptide repeat-containing protein At1g77360, mitochondrial-like isoform X2, whose translation MNRKMEAVAENPARSRGFKYASINPNKPQQSPIPKPNQFPSHLDAPNVSSSARALCDILTRASPHDIETALSSSGIDPEEDLVKEVLKLSYNYPSSAVKFFRWAGRGKKHPAHTWNLMVDLLGKNQLFEPMWDAVRSMKQEEKLSLSTFASVFHSYSAAGRFNEAVMSFDVMDRYGVKQDVVAVNSLLSAICCEDNQTSVGVEFLESIKAKVSPDSDTFAILLEGWQKEGNAAKAKITFGDMVAQVGWNKDNVAAYDAFLMTLFSADLMDDVVRFLQAMKDHGCFPGLKFFTNALDVLVKRNDAHHAIPMWDVMVSGELVPNLIMYNAMIGLLCNNVAIDHAIRLLDEMAFHGAFPDSLTYNMIFECLVKNKKARETGRFFAEMIKNEWPPTGPNCAAAIAMLFECDDPEAAHEIWSYVVENHVKPLDESANAMLVGLCNLSRFSEVKRLAEDVLYRRIKVYESTMTLLKDAFYKEVGTHCTRIVVARSKISWSLQLRRQPEFKTLGPQRPKVERLE comes from the exons ATGAATCGTAAAATGGAGGCTGTGGCTGAAAACCCCGCAAGGTCGAGGGGGTTCAAGTACGCATCCATAAACCCTAACAAACCTCAACAGTCCCCAATTCCCAAACCCAACCAATTCCCCTCCCACCTCGACGCGCCCAACGTATCGTCTTCCGCTCGTGCCCTTTGTGACATCCTCACACGCGCCTCCCCTCACGACATTGAAACCGCCCTCTCCTCCTCGGGAATCGATCCCGAGGAGGACCTCGTCAAAGAGGTCCTGAAACTCTCCTACAATTACCCTTCCTCCGCCGTCAAGTTCTTCCGGTGGGCCGGGCGAGGCAAAAAGCACCCGGCTCATACCTGGAACTTGATGGTCGACCTGCTGGGTAAAAACCAGCTTTTCGAGCCCATGTGGGACGCCGTCAGGTCCATGAAACAGGAAGAGAAGctttctctctccaccttcgCTTCCGTATTCCATAGCTACTCCGCCGCCGGTAGGTTTAACGAGGCCGTCATGAGCTTCGACGTCATGGACAGGTACGGCGTCAAGCAGGACGTGGTGGCTGTTAACTCGCTCCTCAGCGCCATTTGCTGCGAGGACAACCAAACATCCGTGGGCGTCGAGTTTCTCGAGAGCATCAAGGCGAAGGTGTCGCCTGACAGCGACACCTTTGCCATTCTTCTCGAAGGGTGGCAAAAGGAAGGCAATGCTGCTAAAGCTAAGATCACGTTTGGTGATATGGTGGCTCAAGTTGGCTGGAACAAGGACAATGTTGCTGCCTACGACGCGTTTTTGATGACCCTCTTTAGCGCTGACCTTATGGATGATGTTGTCAGGTTCCTTCAGGCTATGAAGGACCATGGTTGCTTCCCAggtttgaaattctttaccaaCGCGCTTGACGTTCTTGTCAAGCGAAACGACGCCCATCACGCTATCCCTATGTGGGATGTGATGGTCAGTGGCGAGTTAGTGCCTAATTTAATCATGTATAATGCCATGATTGGGTTGCTCTGCAACAATGTTGCTATTGATCACGCCATTCGCCTGCTCGATGAGATGGCTTTCCATGGCGCTTTTCCGGACTCCCTTACCTACAACATGATCTTTGAGTGCTTGGTGAAGAACAAGAAGGCGCGTGAGACGGGGAGGTTCTTCGCCGAGATGATCAAGAATGAGTGGCCCCCTACCGGCCCTAACTGTGCTGCCGCCATTGCAATGTTGTTTGAATGTGATGATCCTGAAGCAGCGCATGAAATTTGGAGTTATGTTGTTGAAAATCATGTCAAGCCGCTTGACGAGAGTGCGAATGCCATGCTAGTTGGACTTTGTAACTTGAGTAGATTTTCGGAGGTTAAGAGGTTGGCTGAGGATGTGCTTTATAGAAGGATCAAGGTGTATGAATCTACAATGACACTCCTGAAGGATGCCTTCTATAAAGAAG TGGGGACTCATTGTACTAGAATTGTGGTTGCAAGATCAAAGATTTCTTGGTCTCTACAACTGCGTCGACAACCGGAATTTAAAACACTCGGACCACAAAGACCCAAAGTGGAGAGACTTGAATGA
- the LOC106768952 gene encoding pentatricopeptide repeat-containing protein At1g77360, mitochondrial-like isoform X4: protein MNRKMEAVAENPARSRGFKYASINPNKPQQSPIPKPNQFPSHLDAPNVSSSARALCDILTRASPHDIETALSSSGIDPEEDLVKEVLKLSYNYPSSAVKFFRWAGRGKKHPAHTWNLMVDLLGKNQLFEPMWDAVRSMKQEEKLSLSTFASVFHSYSAAGRFNEAVMSFDVMDRYGVKQDVVAVNSLLSAICCEDNQTSVGVEFLESIKAKVSPDSDTFAILLEGWQKEGNAAKAKITFGDMVAQVGWNKDNVAAYDAFLMTLFSADLMDDVVRFLQAMKDHGCFPGLKFFTNALDVLVKRNDAHHAIPMWDVMVSGELVPNLIMYNAMIGLLCNNVAIDHAIRLLDEMAFHGAFPDSLTYNMIFECLVKNKKARETGRFFAEMIKNEWPPTGPNCAAAIAMLFECDDPEAAHEIWSYVVENHVKPLDESANAMLVGLCNLSRFSEVKRLAEDVLYRRIKVYESTMTLLKDAFYKEEALKLMDCYPVGDEEEEHKFSTV, encoded by the exons ATGAATCGTAAAATGGAGGCTGTGGCTGAAAACCCCGCAAGGTCGAGGGGGTTCAAGTACGCATCCATAAACCCTAACAAACCTCAACAGTCCCCAATTCCCAAACCCAACCAATTCCCCTCCCACCTCGACGCGCCCAACGTATCGTCTTCCGCTCGTGCCCTTTGTGACATCCTCACACGCGCCTCCCCTCACGACATTGAAACCGCCCTCTCCTCCTCGGGAATCGATCCCGAGGAGGACCTCGTCAAAGAGGTCCTGAAACTCTCCTACAATTACCCTTCCTCCGCCGTCAAGTTCTTCCGGTGGGCCGGGCGAGGCAAAAAGCACCCGGCTCATACCTGGAACTTGATGGTCGACCTGCTGGGTAAAAACCAGCTTTTCGAGCCCATGTGGGACGCCGTCAGGTCCATGAAACAGGAAGAGAAGctttctctctccaccttcgCTTCCGTATTCCATAGCTACTCCGCCGCCGGTAGGTTTAACGAGGCCGTCATGAGCTTCGACGTCATGGACAGGTACGGCGTCAAGCAGGACGTGGTGGCTGTTAACTCGCTCCTCAGCGCCATTTGCTGCGAGGACAACCAAACATCCGTGGGCGTCGAGTTTCTCGAGAGCATCAAGGCGAAGGTGTCGCCTGACAGCGACACCTTTGCCATTCTTCTCGAAGGGTGGCAAAAGGAAGGCAATGCTGCTAAAGCTAAGATCACGTTTGGTGATATGGTGGCTCAAGTTGGCTGGAACAAGGACAATGTTGCTGCCTACGACGCGTTTTTGATGACCCTCTTTAGCGCTGACCTTATGGATGATGTTGTCAGGTTCCTTCAGGCTATGAAGGACCATGGTTGCTTCCCAggtttgaaattctttaccaaCGCGCTTGACGTTCTTGTCAAGCGAAACGACGCCCATCACGCTATCCCTATGTGGGATGTGATGGTCAGTGGCGAGTTAGTGCCTAATTTAATCATGTATAATGCCATGATTGGGTTGCTCTGCAACAATGTTGCTATTGATCACGCCATTCGCCTGCTCGATGAGATGGCTTTCCATGGCGCTTTTCCGGACTCCCTTACCTACAACATGATCTTTGAGTGCTTGGTGAAGAACAAGAAGGCGCGTGAGACGGGGAGGTTCTTCGCCGAGATGATCAAGAATGAGTGGCCCCCTACCGGCCCTAACTGTGCTGCCGCCATTGCAATGTTGTTTGAATGTGATGATCCTGAAGCAGCGCATGAAATTTGGAGTTATGTTGTTGAAAATCATGTCAAGCCGCTTGACGAGAGTGCGAATGCCATGCTAGTTGGACTTTGTAACTTGAGTAGATTTTCGGAGGTTAAGAGGTTGGCTGAGGATGTGCTTTATAGAAGGATCAAGGTGTATGAATCTACAATGACACTCCTGAAGGATGCCTTCTATAAAGAAG AGGCCTTAAAGCTTATGGATTGCTACCCTGTGGGAGATGAGGAAGAGGAGCATAAGTTCTCCACAGTATAG